Proteins encoded within one genomic window of Fibrobacter sp. UWB16:
- a CDS encoding stress response translation initiation inhibitor YciH (involved in start site selection during the initiation of translation), protein MGIEERSTLVFASGVGRIKEEKPKASRPQGDGIVRITLKRLGGGKMASVVSGIPVDEDELKDLARALKQKCGVGGSVKDFNIEIQGDKRNVLKAELEKKGYTVKLAGG, encoded by the coding sequence ATGGGTATCGAAGAACGTTCTACTTTAGTATTTGCTAGTGGCGTCGGCCGGATTAAAGAAGAAAAGCCCAAGGCGAGCCGACCGCAGGGCGATGGAATCGTACGAATAACCCTGAAACGACTTGGGGGCGGTAAGATGGCGAGTGTTGTTTCTGGCATCCCCGTAGACGAAGATGAACTTAAGGATTTGGCCCGTGCGTTGAAGCAAAAGTGCGGTGTTGGCGGTTCCGTCAAGGATTTCAATATTGAAATCCAGGGCGATAAGCGAAATGTGTTAAAGGCTGAACTAGAAAAAAAAGGCTATACCGTCAAGCTTGCTGGCGGGTAA